A stretch of Crossiella cryophila DNA encodes these proteins:
- a CDS encoding SDR family oxidoreductase: MKVVVIGGTGLIGSNVVARLGEHGHDPVAASPNTGVNTITGEGLKEVLTGADVVIDVSNSPSFADDDVLAFFRTATTNLIDAAKDAGVGHYVALSVVGAERTPDSGYMRAKVAQEKLIRDSGLPYSLVHATQFFEFGLGIADSATVDGVVILPDGGVQPVAAAEVSAAVARTSVGAPLNGVVEIGGPEVFGMDGWIRTVLAARDDDRKVITDPNARYYGTQLAEKTLLPAEGSLLGQITLSDWLAK, translated from the coding sequence ATGAAGGTCGTCGTGATCGGCGGAACCGGTCTGATCGGCTCGAACGTCGTCGCCCGGCTCGGCGAACACGGCCACGACCCGGTCGCCGCCTCGCCGAACACCGGCGTGAACACCATCACCGGCGAGGGCCTCAAGGAGGTCCTGACCGGTGCGGACGTGGTGATCGACGTGTCCAACTCGCCCTCCTTCGCCGACGATGACGTGCTCGCCTTCTTCCGCACCGCCACCACCAACCTGATCGACGCGGCCAAGGACGCCGGGGTCGGGCACTACGTGGCGCTGTCGGTGGTCGGCGCCGAGCGCACCCCCGACTCCGGCTACATGCGGGCGAAGGTGGCCCAGGAGAAGCTGATCCGCGACTCCGGACTGCCCTACTCGCTGGTGCACGCCACCCAGTTCTTCGAGTTCGGCCTCGGCATCGCGGACTCCGCCACCGTCGACGGCGTGGTCATCCTGCCCGACGGCGGGGTGCAGCCGGTGGCCGCGGCCGAGGTCTCCGCCGCGGTGGCCCGCACCTCGGTCGGCGCGCCGCTCAACGGCGTGGTGGAGATCGGCGGTCCCGAGGTCTTCGGCATGGACGGCTGGATCCGCACCGTGCTGGCCGCCAGGGACGACGACCGCAAGGTGATCACCGACCCGAACGCCCGCTACTACGGCACCCAGCTGGCGGAGAAGACCCTGCTGCCCGCCGAGGGTTCGCTGCTCGGGCAGATCACGCTGTCGGACTGGCTGGCCAAGTGA
- a CDS encoding NAD(P)/FAD-dependent oxidoreductase, whose protein sequence is MQRILIIGGGYAGFYAARGLARRLRPGEAEVTVIDPRPYLTYQPFLPEVAAGSVEARHAAVSLRRHLPHTRLLPGWVTEIDHARRQVRVRPLDGPEFRLGYDVVVVTAGAVTRTHPVPGIAEQAIGLKHVEEAVAIRDRILTAFDRAAALPPGPTRRRLLTVTFVGGGFSGVEGFGEVLSLATALLRSYPTLTLADLSFHLVEATGRILPEVTERPGRWVVRELEKRGARVHLDTTVVSALDGHVVLSTGEEFDSELIVWTAGNGPNPVVHRHTDLPVNGRGLVVVRPDLRVGTEEQPVPDAWAAGDDAAVPDLASALPGALTTPNAQHAFRQGKLLARNIIATLRGRQPRRYLHHSLGSIATLGLGRGIFQYRRLVLTGPPAWLLHRGYHVLAVPSWERKVRVAAIWLAALFFGRDIVSLTAVTQPRAAFVTGDEPPAVTKLPLEPS, encoded by the coding sequence GTGCAGCGAATCCTGATCATCGGCGGTGGCTACGCCGGGTTCTACGCCGCCCGCGGACTGGCCAGGCGGCTGCGGCCGGGCGAGGCCGAGGTCACCGTGATCGACCCCCGGCCGTACCTGACCTACCAGCCGTTCCTGCCCGAGGTGGCCGCGGGCTCGGTGGAGGCCCGGCACGCCGCGGTGTCCCTGCGCAGGCACCTGCCGCACACCCGGCTGCTGCCCGGCTGGGTGACCGAGATCGACCACGCCCGGCGGCAGGTGCGGGTACGTCCCCTGGACGGCCCGGAGTTCCGCCTCGGTTACGACGTGGTCGTGGTCACCGCGGGCGCGGTCACCCGCACCCACCCGGTGCCCGGCATCGCCGAGCAGGCCATCGGCCTCAAGCACGTGGAGGAGGCGGTGGCCATCCGGGACCGGATCCTGACCGCCTTCGACCGGGCCGCCGCGCTGCCACCCGGCCCGACCCGGCGCAGGCTGCTCACCGTCACCTTCGTCGGCGGCGGGTTCTCCGGCGTGGAGGGCTTCGGCGAGGTGCTCTCGCTGGCCACCGCGCTGCTGCGGTCCTACCCCACGCTGACCCTGGCCGACCTCAGCTTCCACCTGGTCGAGGCCACCGGCCGGATCCTGCCCGAGGTCACCGAGCGGCCCGGCCGCTGGGTGGTGCGGGAGCTGGAGAAGCGCGGCGCGCGGGTGCACCTGGACACCACCGTGGTCTCGGCGCTGGACGGGCACGTGGTGCTCTCCACCGGTGAGGAGTTCGACTCGGAGCTGATCGTGTGGACCGCCGGGAACGGCCCGAACCCGGTGGTGCACCGGCACACCGACCTGCCGGTCAACGGCCGCGGCCTGGTCGTGGTGCGCCCGGACCTGCGGGTGGGCACCGAGGAACAGCCGGTGCCGGACGCCTGGGCCGCCGGGGACGACGCGGCAGTGCCCGACCTGGCCTCGGCACTGCCCGGCGCACTCACCACACCCAACGCCCAGCACGCCTTCCGGCAGGGAAAGCTCCTGGCGCGCAACATCATCGCCACCCTGCGCGGCAGGCAGCCCCGGCGTTACCTGCACCACAGCCTCGGCTCGATCGCCACCCTCGGCCTGGGCCGAGGGATCTTCCAGTACCGGCGGCTCGTGCTCACCGGCCCGCCCGCCTGGCTGCTGCACCGCGGCTACCACGTGCTCGCGGTGCCGAGCTGGGAACGCAAGGTCCGGGTGGCCGCGATCTGGCTGGCCGCGCTGTTCTTCGGGCGCGACATCGTCTCGCTGACCGCGGTCACCCAGCCCAGGGCCGCCTTCGTCACCGGCGATGAACCGCCCGCTGTCACAAAGCTGCCGCTCGAACCGTCCTAG
- a CDS encoding RrF2 family transcriptional regulator has protein sequence MRLGKGVEWAVHTLLNLNMAESGALGTPQLARAHDLPPAYLNKQLQLLVKAGLLVSSVGPHGGFSLARPVEEITLLDVVLAIEGDEPMFRCEEIRCRGTIGELSPRPTGPCQVKSAMRRAERAWHEALAGQKLADIQAELDEEPAVRRIVRSALD, from the coding sequence ATGAGACTGGGCAAGGGCGTCGAGTGGGCAGTGCACACGCTGCTCAACTTGAACATGGCCGAATCCGGGGCGCTGGGCACCCCGCAGCTGGCCCGCGCCCACGATCTGCCGCCCGCCTACCTGAACAAGCAGCTCCAGCTGCTGGTCAAGGCCGGGCTGCTGGTCTCATCCGTAGGGCCGCACGGCGGGTTCAGCCTGGCCAGGCCGGTCGAGGAGATCACCCTGCTCGACGTGGTGCTGGCCATCGAGGGCGACGAGCCGATGTTCCGCTGCGAGGAGATCCGCTGCCGGGGCACGATCGGCGAGCTGAGCCCTCGGCCGACCGGGCCGTGTCAGGTGAAATCGGCCATGCGCCGGGCTGAGCGCGCCTGGCACGAGGCGCTGGCCGGCCAGAAGCTGGCCGACATCCAGGCCGAACTGGACGAGGAGCCCGCGGTCCGCCGCATCGTCCGGTCCGCATTGGACTGA
- a CDS encoding cupin domain-containing protein produces the protein MSTDHSHSMPGLGSPAAQPVIEVLDTVPGPPPIPAGAQAMALRITLPPGSPGAPPHRHSGPAYGYVVQGEIIFELEGEPERIIRAGEAFWEPGGDVIHYRGANNLADTETVFAVTLFSAPGQPILTLVSPEELAQREHLRAPRP, from the coding sequence ATGAGCACCGACCACTCGCACTCGATGCCCGGCCTCGGCTCGCCAGCAGCCCAGCCGGTGATCGAGGTCCTCGACACCGTGCCCGGCCCACCGCCGATCCCGGCTGGCGCCCAGGCGATGGCGCTGCGGATCACCCTGCCCCCTGGCAGCCCAGGCGCTCCCCCGCACCGCCACTCCGGCCCCGCCTACGGCTACGTGGTCCAGGGCGAGATCATCTTCGAGCTGGAGGGCGAGCCGGAGCGGATCATCCGGGCGGGCGAGGCGTTCTGGGAGCCCGGCGGCGACGTGATCCACTACCGCGGCGCGAACAACCTGGCCGACACCGAGACCGTGTTCGCGGTGACCCTGTTCAGTGCGCCGGGCCAGCCCATCCTCACCCTGGTCAGCCCAGAGGAACTGGCCCAGCGCGAGCATCTCCGGGCGCCCCGGCCCTGA
- a CDS encoding sigma-70 family RNA polymerase sigma factor, translating into MSETANADLDQASAVFNEVRPRLFGIAYRMLGSAQDAEDLVQEVWLRWQTCDRAAVLNPGAYLATATTRLAINAGRSAKTRHEYYPGQWLPEPVDTTADPQLGAEQDSALELAVLLLLEKLTPTQRAAYVLREAFGYPYPLIAEIIQATETSARQLVSRARRQLAEERRTPATVPEQRRLLTAFVAAAREGDLLALEELFAADVVSYSDGGGVARAARVPVRTARTVAKFVRAFHTRFWVGVEVEWVPANGHTGAVLRRDGEVFAMITVTASAEGIHEIHWMLNPGKLTGYGAVRPSVVDGHG; encoded by the coding sequence ATGTCGGAGACCGCGAACGCGGACCTCGACCAGGCGTCCGCGGTGTTCAACGAGGTGCGCCCGCGGTTGTTCGGCATCGCCTACCGGATGCTGGGCAGTGCCCAGGACGCCGAGGACCTGGTGCAGGAGGTCTGGCTGCGCTGGCAGACCTGCGATCGCGCGGCGGTGCTCAACCCCGGCGCCTACCTGGCCACCGCGACCACCCGGCTGGCCATCAACGCCGGTCGCAGCGCCAAGACCCGGCACGAGTACTACCCCGGCCAGTGGCTGCCCGAGCCGGTCGACACCACCGCCGACCCGCAACTGGGCGCCGAACAGGATTCCGCGCTGGAACTCGCCGTCCTGCTGCTGCTGGAGAAACTCACCCCCACCCAGCGGGCCGCCTACGTGCTGCGCGAGGCATTCGGCTATCCCTACCCGCTGATCGCCGAGATCATCCAGGCCACCGAGACCTCGGCCCGCCAACTCGTGAGCCGGGCCCGCCGCCAGCTCGCGGAGGAACGGCGCACGCCCGCCACCGTGCCGGAACAACGCCGTCTGCTCACCGCGTTCGTGGCCGCCGCCCGCGAGGGCGATCTGCTTGCCCTGGAAGAACTCTTCGCCGCCGACGTGGTCAGCTACTCCGACGGCGGCGGGGTGGCCCGCGCGGCCCGCGTCCCGGTGCGCACCGCGAGGACGGTGGCCAAGTTCGTGCGTGCCTTCCACACCCGGTTCTGGGTCGGGGTGGAGGTCGAGTGGGTCCCGGCCAACGGGCACACCGGGGCGGTGTTGCGGCGGGACGGCGAGGTGTTCGCGATGATCACCGTGACGGCCTCGGCCGAGGGCATCCACGAGATCCACTGGATGCTCAATCCCGGCAAGCTCACCGGGTACGGGGCTGTTCGTCCGTCCGTTGTGGACGGTCACGGCTGA
- a CDS encoding sensor histidine kinase, which produces MTSPFTHPAVFYRDDHEYRAALVPFLAEGLHLGLPVAAAVPGDRLTVLRAALGPLAREVFLLDMTEAGRNPGRIIPQVLSQFADRHAGKPARIVGEPIWAGRSEAEYPACVQHEALINLAFAERDLTILCPYNSSRLPTRVLADARATHPVLWQSGRPVPSPDYAPDDMLARYNEPLPEPAGAAVLTITAVTQLHAARRFVVEQAERLGLAANRVPELELIATELITNALRHADGTARLALWSADGHLLCQSSDGGHLADPLAGRLPPDPAGHSGRGLWLINDLADLVRLHTGPAGSTLRVLLRLSRDRPQRTDEQPRTR; this is translated from the coding sequence ATGACCAGCCCCTTCACCCACCCCGCGGTGTTCTACCGGGACGACCACGAGTACCGCGCCGCCCTGGTCCCGTTCCTCGCCGAAGGGCTGCACCTGGGCCTCCCGGTGGCCGCGGCCGTCCCCGGCGACCGCCTCACCGTGCTGCGCGCGGCCCTGGGCCCACTCGCCCGCGAGGTCTTCCTGCTGGACATGACCGAGGCCGGCCGCAACCCCGGGCGGATCATCCCCCAGGTGCTGAGCCAGTTCGCCGACCGGCACGCGGGCAAGCCGGCGCGGATCGTCGGCGAGCCGATCTGGGCCGGACGCAGCGAGGCCGAGTACCCGGCCTGCGTCCAGCACGAGGCACTGATCAACCTGGCCTTCGCCGAACGCGACCTGACCATCCTGTGCCCCTACAACTCCTCCCGGCTGCCCACCCGGGTGCTCGCGGACGCCCGTGCCACCCACCCGGTGCTGTGGCAGTCCGGACGGCCCGTGCCCAGTCCGGACTACGCCCCCGATGACATGCTCGCCCGCTACAACGAACCACTGCCCGAACCCGCGGGCGCCGCCGTGCTCACCATCACCGCGGTCACCCAGTTGCACGCGGCCCGCCGCTTCGTCGTCGAGCAGGCCGAGCGCCTCGGCCTGGCCGCCAACCGGGTGCCGGAGCTGGAACTCATCGCCACCGAACTCATCACCAACGCCCTCCGGCACGCCGACGGCACCGCGCGACTGGCCCTGTGGTCGGCCGATGGTCACCTGCTCTGCCAGTCCAGCGATGGCGGCCACCTCGCTGACCCGCTGGCCGGGCGCCTGCCACCCGACCCGGCCGGTCACTCCGGGCGCGGCCTGTGGCTGATCAACGACCTGGCCGACCTGGTCCGCCTGCACACCGGTCCGGCTGGCAGCACCCTGCGCGTGCTGCTCCGCCTCAGCCGTGACCGTCCACAACGGACGGACGAACAGCCCCGTACCCGGTGA
- a CDS encoding SRPBCC family protein produces MTTIEKSVDVAVPVSTAYNQWTQFETFPRFMEGVERITQLTPTRTHWQTKIGGVEREFDAEVTEQHQDERIAWSTVDGPPHGGVVTFHRLDAHSTRVHLQMEYHPETLTEKAGAALGVVQHRVTGDLARFKEFIENRGAETGAWEGDVPRPPQVGETGQHGGTAPRPEVPGPTGTPKPGDPPQYRR; encoded by the coding sequence GTGACGACCATCGAGAAGTCCGTGGACGTGGCGGTGCCGGTGAGCACCGCCTACAACCAGTGGACCCAGTTCGAGACCTTCCCGCGCTTCATGGAAGGCGTTGAGCGCATCACCCAGCTGACCCCCACCCGCACGCACTGGCAGACGAAGATCGGCGGAGTGGAGCGGGAATTCGACGCCGAAGTGACCGAACAGCACCAGGACGAGCGAATCGCTTGGTCCACAGTGGACGGTCCGCCGCATGGCGGGGTGGTCACCTTCCACCGGCTGGACGCGCACAGCACCCGGGTGCACCTGCAGATGGAGTACCACCCCGAGACGCTGACCGAGAAGGCAGGCGCGGCGCTCGGCGTGGTGCAGCACCGGGTGACCGGCGATCTGGCTCGCTTCAAGGAGTTCATCGAGAACCGGGGCGCGGAGACCGGGGCCTGGGAGGGAGACGTGCCGCGTCCCCCTCAGGTCGGTGAGACCGGGCAGCACGGCGGGACCGCGCCGCGGCCGGAGGTCCCGGGTCCGACCGGGACGCCCAAGCCGGGCGATCCGCCGCAGTACCGCCGGTAG
- a CDS encoding CDGSH iron-sulfur domain-containing protein produces MEQSGAQRPEVTITPCADGPLLVRGAVELRTQDGELIDPGRATIALCRCGRSAIKPFCDGSHKVAGFRAPSGPLRDPLRPEPDSAG; encoded by the coding sequence ATGGAACAGTCTGGCGCGCAGCGGCCCGAGGTCACCATCACGCCGTGTGCGGACGGTCCGCTGCTGGTACGCGGAGCGGTGGAGCTGCGCACCCAGGACGGTGAGCTGATCGACCCCGGCCGGGCCACCATCGCGTTGTGCCGGTGCGGCCGCTCGGCGATCAAGCCCTTCTGCGACGGCAGTCACAAGGTGGCCGGGTTCCGCGCGCCCAGCGGCCCGCTCCGCGACCCGCTGCGGCCGGAGCCGGACAGCGCCGGGTAA
- a CDS encoding iron-containing redox enzyme family protein: MRTPKPRGPISAALLTQLTQPPRPLPAALAELANQARPGTPESVLHDDDLQLSLWICYELSYRGFAEVDHAWESEPSLLALRRTLEDRFVPALRGLVAPISAVPPEVLPGALKELIEADDGPALAPYLQRQASPEQFGEFVAHRSIYHLKEADPHSWAIPRIGGRAKAALVEIQSDEYGGGRFELMHSELFRTMMRGLGLDDAYGAFLDRVPGVTLAVSNTMSLFGLRRQWTPALLGHLAVLEMTSSLPNRRYGNGLRRLGHDAGTTRFYDEHVEADAVHEQIAAYELCGGYAQDHPDAVEGILFGAACALAVDNLMAAHLLTRWERGESSLRATPAPAVA; the protein is encoded by the coding sequence GTGCGCACACCCAAGCCCCGTGGTCCGATCAGCGCGGCCCTGCTCACCCAGCTCACCCAGCCACCGCGACCGCTGCCGGCCGCGCTGGCCGAACTCGCGAACCAGGCCCGGCCCGGCACCCCTGAGTCGGTGCTGCACGACGACGACCTGCAGCTGAGCCTGTGGATCTGCTACGAGCTGAGCTACCGCGGCTTCGCCGAGGTCGACCACGCCTGGGAGTCCGAACCGTCCCTGCTGGCCCTGCGCCGCACCCTGGAGGACCGGTTCGTGCCCGCCCTGCGCGGACTCGTCGCACCCATCTCCGCGGTGCCGCCCGAGGTGCTGCCCGGCGCGCTCAAGGAGCTGATCGAGGCTGATGACGGGCCCGCGCTCGCGCCCTACCTGCAACGCCAGGCATCGCCCGAGCAGTTCGGCGAGTTCGTCGCGCACCGCTCGATCTACCACCTCAAGGAGGCCGACCCGCACAGCTGGGCCATCCCGCGCATCGGCGGCCGGGCCAAGGCGGCGCTGGTGGAGATCCAGTCCGATGAGTACGGCGGCGGCCGGTTCGAGCTGATGCACTCCGAGCTGTTCCGGACCATGATGCGCGGTCTGGGCCTGGACGACGCCTACGGCGCCTTCCTCGACCGGGTGCCGGGGGTGACGCTGGCGGTGAGCAACACGATGTCCCTGTTCGGGTTGCGGCGGCAGTGGACTCCGGCCCTGCTGGGCCACCTGGCGGTGCTGGAGATGACCTCCTCGCTGCCCAACCGCCGCTATGGCAACGGCCTGCGCCGCCTCGGCCACGACGCCGGGACCACCCGCTTCTACGACGAGCACGTCGAGGCCGACGCCGTGCACGAGCAGATCGCCGCCTACGAACTGTGCGGTGGTTACGCCCAGGACCACCCGGATGCCGTCGAGGGCATCCTCTTCGGCGCGGCCTGCGCGCTCGCGGTGGACAACCTGATGGCCGCCCACCTGCTCACCCGATGGGAGCGCGGTGAGTCCTCGCTGCGGGCCACCCCGGCCCCGGCGGTCGCCTGA
- a CDS encoding acyltransferase family protein, protein MGAVPVSPAQAAAARQTRLPSLTGMRFVAAVMVFATHGIFVNVLADEAVLAGYRAVAINLGSVGVSFFFILSGFVLTYAAPPGDPLKRFWRRRFFKIYPNHVLLFGVTALLAGLPALWLWLPNLLLLHGWWPNYQLMTSMNAVSWTLSCEMFFYAMFPLLHHWIRRIRPDNLGRWTGGVIAVTIAIPLLSHFVIPVGPKPIASTEIGLYELWFSTHFPPTRALEFLLGMLCARMLLLGLAPRIGMGASTAVLLACYVPSLWLPPVFTQVAMWTIPLALLTTALARADVEGSFSPLRGRTLVFLGDTTYAFYLTHAMILGTVTYSVQRFAGPGSVGLGVLVLLGCFVLAMGVAALLFVGWERPIMRRFSRPGVAVARKR, encoded by the coding sequence GTGGGCGCTGTGCCCGTGAGCCCGGCCCAGGCAGCGGCGGCGCGGCAGACCAGGTTGCCCTCACTGACCGGGATGCGGTTCGTGGCGGCGGTCATGGTCTTCGCCACGCACGGGATCTTCGTGAACGTGCTGGCCGACGAGGCGGTGCTGGCCGGGTACCGGGCGGTGGCGATCAACCTGGGTTCGGTGGGGGTGTCCTTCTTCTTCATCCTCAGCGGGTTCGTGCTCACCTACGCCGCACCGCCGGGAGACCCGCTGAAGCGGTTCTGGCGCAGACGGTTCTTCAAGATCTACCCCAACCACGTGCTGCTGTTCGGGGTGACCGCGTTGCTGGCCGGACTGCCCGCGCTGTGGCTGTGGCTGCCGAATTTGTTGCTGCTGCACGGCTGGTGGCCGAACTACCAGCTGATGACCAGCATGAACGCGGTGAGCTGGACGCTGTCCTGCGAGATGTTCTTCTACGCCATGTTCCCGTTGCTGCACCACTGGATCCGCCGCATCCGGCCGGACAACCTGGGGCGCTGGACGGGTGGGGTGATCGCGGTGACCATCGCCATCCCACTGCTGTCGCACTTCGTCATCCCGGTGGGGCCCAAGCCGATCGCGAGCACCGAGATCGGCTTGTACGAGCTGTGGTTCTCCACCCACTTCCCGCCCACCCGCGCACTGGAGTTCCTGCTCGGCATGCTGTGCGCGCGGATGTTGCTGCTGGGCCTGGCCCCGCGGATCGGGATGGGCGCCTCGACCGCGGTGCTGCTGGCCTGTTACGTGCCGAGCCTGTGGCTGCCGCCGGTGTTCACCCAGGTGGCGATGTGGACCATTCCGCTCGCCTTGCTGACCACCGCGCTGGCCAGGGCGGATGTGGAGGGGTCGTTCTCGCCGTTGCGGGGTCGGACGCTGGTGTTCCTCGGCGACACCACCTACGCGTTCTACCTGACACACGCGATGATCCTGGGCACGGTGACCTACAGCGTGCAGCGGTTCGCCGGGCCGGGCTCGGTCGGGCTCGGGGTGCTGGTGTTGCTGGGGTGCTTCGTGCTGGCGATGGGGGTGGCGGCGTTGTTGTTCGTGGGGTGGGAGCGGCCGATCATGCGGCGGTTCAGCCGGCCGGGGGTGGCGGTGGCGCGGAAGCGGTGA